Proteins found in one Anoplolepis gracilipes chromosome 7, ASM4749672v1, whole genome shotgun sequence genomic segment:
- the East gene encoding uncharacterized protein East isoform X1 produces MILQEPNVGGSEMASREKKPLAPSKSKQKASNDSGLPSNEVKNKKGKSLPNIKQQQLAQEIFDTVATGSQLPVKLEASLPRRNALKNLKRKQNLRAAKANLIKSKVAKKVTNKNIHRIAPDVKKGVKAKRVKQSEESTVKTVEIVSKLSENQTNNRDNEGKGTETPSKSAKNNLRTKKIKSDIQNKEEASVTSSFKVSPKFGRKGKTIEIPYSLSKSAKTAKLTNLKKNNIKDNLIKVEDNRDLPKGAKSRKSSSKESDCNSVKSNSSVEKFPKAVLDDKNSIDLTIDEVIASSMLSDSETENQQSVTEKIEGKVTRSKKMLVDENIVCDIEIKKEPDTDDKVTSDGEYAELDQGFHFQNAIQLRKRSKVGYSEQTSQRSLRKGKQRQLSDSGNSADNDCKKRHRLNSDGTTILDNLIEHISDTNMDSCFSDPSNESQTTVASSKEEICLKDEVSKSFDEETDVGLEMENNNNSDRVDRTNETGPTLRSKTKAKTIENEATKDDDIKIEEVRLKDTSKCAEAQEDSKKLHNLDQARKDNILAKLTDKSKGRRSSLNIDMKKTVNSFYSADKSDGNSKSQIDQMIENIKLTIAKNIESKIFAQEKGLVLSKNFDVPKIEEIVAPLSTESQKMGLEDNTDEDRSAVTKNEITSDSSENSVPKVADTAKEIEEKLVKSDIGEAETHSQNIQENKASDSDKINNVHNICESTCNINNNSNAASYDSTAEPGIGNVGCSTASNASVNSSDNESKTLDENKKIATRKSSRISDKSSDSVSPEAKKSNRTSSKTISKSEDVPAEHQKSTNEDTISEDTTSRQLLDDNATTALVPATSRQAEERLTEKSLEEKRSETSLSNSEDSETLESISREVERLVAEDHSVTLSSSSATNDTSLSKEIIFDTMVLDKEPPGIERVNEQEEASACCDDSSMPLESAANTANEVLNESHAESDDKLADAIETLQENDTSCKTAQSAKHSKANNVSVTANCDSNNSECNSVNSVPVRTCTTPVPRQNDESKELDRNEQKGNETDKTGSPNLDENVSGQNPELAEADASNKSSDNKDSEEQKPANEKKRRVLRTRDKQKKQQTASRREYVDGVKVKAEETGVQKTQNSDLQSDADQTPQSSSSLDETVVSEDSQKIENARDSPNSNESDDVLESQSRTRRSRDTKKRREEPQLSNSSKSKRVKRDSRKSDQQNKEETLLDNEVAKINENNRSYLNKYAGAERTDSFREFFKEQDGLDKKGPSVRSKSENDLTTVGSKSCKSGERQLSRNLSENHVSEQTTDNIDILVNECKSPKMPELMQKDSDETSTSGESSNSDMPKILETPEDKERKESILRTLGLESLEEAAKRLQNQQKIKKEQSSGTLKTIIKVQKEKDKDKRGSRSPLKMILKQGRGEGEGDSPEFYTIQKEFGTSGLGDSSSGANRKFTTNHRHSCDDDNEDATPKDRQSLVIPEKSSSFSIHPGRVCADVCSYCFGKFGSLDTPMHLAQIKSDERRKKILNLERHLTKDSCLCDACYRHVDRKANTSPANMQQKPQKQHRQLMVPKCTARECRDPARHHVKRRWLLKIKAALQNQVDIDWESSQHTTLSFCVSHYEKIGRFLTCALCKRRLARTHTHQLTSAEIDELNQLIGQQGIPVLLTPGTFVCKLCRYFTQLQVKYKDLENMNLNHRNFCKSYRKRILHYHGIEVAYVEEDDSQQANQTKDKKNKKSTKSTQLKSGSSKSPEHVTSGTSEKSTPEPNKNDGVGRPSSCEMSGENRAAKASGDENGGTDIQYLNSIESAVENLKKRKMLDMHAYTSTGEGATTNEMVEILGIDNEVTLTRLPKRPRLNNNNNNNNNDITPVVQRLGANPSISVRTLFPGEEEMNLHVNIEFQNIREVTPQGWEKCATMIQYDRETKHLWQQLQRPYGNQSSFLRHLILLEKYYRAGDLILAPNASRNAINYSTSVQNRLISYEGPEKMDEPIMEPIAAEYNSRRLSGGYVMEKDRLSISGASSMTKPSTSSGGSVMSSYSTTKVNSPRVLKLNSGVSIIKKPPPNLQRLSLPSTSSGGGGVGTSSTNGGVKRKDGQSPSSAYGGNKVFQLSDPDLKRMQSLHKRQKLSDRQFGAGTSNGSIGGSNSSSTSSNFRSHYQKTQIATIPGHNQQFQRHLRMQQEMLSRQSRGDFEPLICDMTRSAANENNPIGQNLIHNLNLPKSIQVTTKPTMTSSANNPIPILPKIPKSLTVIPQTVTRPADK; encoded by the exons atgatATTGCAGGAGCCCAATGTGGGTGGAAGTGAGATGGCATCCAGGGAAAAGAAACCCTTAGCGCCTTCCAAATCTAAACAGAAGGCGAGTAATGACTCTGGCTTGCCATCCAATGAGGTCAAGAATAAGAAAGGCAAATCATTGCCGAATATAAAGCAGCAGCAACTTGCGCAAGAGATTTTTGATACAGTAGCAACTGGTAGTCAGCTCCCTGTTAAACTAGAGGCAAGCTTGCCACGCAGGAATGCCCTTAAAAATCTGAAACGCAAACAGAACTTAAGAGCAGCCAAGGCAAATCTTATCAAGTCCAAGGTTGCCAAGAAagtgacaaataaaaatatacacaggATAGCTCCTGACGTAAAGAAGGGTGTGAAGGCTAAAAGAGTTAAACAATCAGAGGAATCAACTGTTAAAACAGTCGAAATCGTTTCGAAACTCTCGGAAAATCAGACAAACAATAGAGACAACGAAGGCAAAGGAACTGAAACACCAAGTAAAAGTGCCAAGAACAATCTCAGGaccaaaaaaatcaaatctgACATTCAGAACAAAGAAGAGGCCAGTGTTACATCTAGCTTTAAAGTTAGTCCAAAATTTGGCAGAAAGGGAAAAACGATAGAAATTCCTTACTCTTTGTCCAAGAGTGCCAAAACTGCAAAGTTGACAAATTTGAAGAAGAACAATATCAAGGATAATCTCATCAAAGTAGAGGATAACAGAGATTTGCCCAAGGGTGCAAAGAGCCGAAAGAGCAGTAGCAAGGAGTCAGATTGTAATAGCGTAAAAAGCAATTCCAGCGTTGAAAAATTTCCAAAGGCAGTTTTGGATGACAAGAACTCTATTGATCTTACTATAGACGAAGTTATTGCTTCTTCGATGTTGAGTGATTCTGAAACTGAAAATCAACAGAGCGTTACAGAGAAAATTGAAGGAAAAGTTACAAGGAGTAAGAAGATGTTGGTGGATGAAAACATTGTCTGCGacattgaaataaagaaagagcCTGACACCGATGACAAAGTTACATCAGATGGAGAATATGCAGAATTGGATCAAGGATTCCACTTCCAGAATGCCATTCAATTGAGAAAGAGATCGAAAGTCGGCTATAGCGAACAAACGTCTCAAAGAAGCTTGAGAAAAGGAAAGCAACGACAATTGTCAGATTCTGGAAACTCTGCAGATAATGATTGTAAAAAGCGTCATAGATTAAACTCTGATGGGACTactattttagataatttgaTAGAACATATCTCGGATACAAATATGGATTCTTGCTTTTCGGATCCCAGTAACGAATCTCAAACTACTGTGGCATCGAGCAAGgaagaaatttgtttaaagGATGAGGTGTCCAAGAGTTTTGACGAGGAAACTGATGTTGGATTGGAAAtggagaataataataatagtgatCGTGTGGATAGAACAAATGAAACGGGACCGACATTGCGTTCTAAAACTAAAGCTAAAACTATAGAAAACGAAGCGACAAAAGATgacgatattaaaattgaagagGTACGTTTAAAAGATACGTCCAAGTGTGCGGAAGCGCAAGAGGATTCAAAGAAGCTTCATAATTTAGATCAAGCAAGAAAGGATAATATCTTAGCTAAACTTACGGATAAATCGAAAGGTCGTAGAAGTAGTTTAAACATAGATATGAAGAAGACAGTTAATTCCTTTTATAGTGCGGATAAATCAGATGGTAATTCAAAATCGCAAATAGATCAAATGattgaaaacattaaattaactaTTGCAAAAAACATCGAGAGCAAGATATTTGCTCAAGAGAAGGGTCTTGTACTGAGTAAAAACTTCGATGTGCCCAAAATCGAAGAGATTGTCGCGCCACTCAGTACGGAATCTCAGAAAATGGGATTGGAGGACAATACCGATGAGGACAGGTCCGCCGTTACGAAAAACGAGATCACGTCAGATAGTTCGGAAAATTCGGTACCAAAAGTGGCCGATACTGCCAAAGAGATTGAAGAGAAACTAGTCAAGTCTGATATTGGGGAAGCAGAGACGCATTCGCAGAACATCCAGGAGAACAAGGCCTCCGATAgtgacaaaattaataatgtacataatatttgtgaatctacgtgtaatataaataataatagtaatgcTGCATCTTACGACAGTACGGCTGAACCAGGAATCGGGAATGTTGGTTGTAGCACAGCCAGCAATGCCTCGGTCAATTCCAGTGATAATGAGTCCAAGACATTGGACGAGAATAAGAAGATCGCTACGAGAAAGTCTTCGAGGATCAGTGATAAAAGTTCAGACAGCGTCAGCCCCGAAGCGAAAAAATCGAACAGGACATCGAGTAAAACAATCTCGAAATCGGAAGATGTTCCAGCGGAACATCAAAAATCTACGAATGAGGACACGATTTCAGAAGACACGACATCTCGTCAACTTTTAGACGATAATGCTACAACTGCGCTGGTACCTGCAACCTCTCGGCAAGCAGAGGAGAGACTTACGGAAAAGTCTTTGGAAGAAAAAAGATCAGAAACTTCTCTAAGCAATTCGGAAGACTCGGAAACGTTGGAAAGTATATCTCGCGAGGTAGAAAGATTAGTAGCGGAAGACCATTCTGTCACGTTATCATCATCAAGTGCTACAAATGATACATCACTAAGCAAAGAAATCATTTTCGATACAATGGTATTGGATAAGGAGCCGCCAGGGATCGAGCGTGTAAATGAACAGGAAGAAGCATCTGCTTGCTGCGACGACAGTTCTATGCCGTTGGAATCAGCTGCCAATACTGCGAACGAAGTACTGAACGAGAGTCATGCAGAGTCGGATGATAAGCTTGCCGATGCGATTGAAACATTGCAAGAGAACGATACTTCCTGCAAAACAGCGCAAAGCGCGAAACATTCTAAAGCAAATAACGTATCAGTCACCGCAAACTGTGATTCAAATAATAGCGAATGTAACTCTGTAAATTCTGTGCCTGTACGCACCTGCACCACTCCCGTTCCTCGACAGAATGACGAAAGCAAGGAGCTTGATCGAAATGAACAAAAAGGTAACGAAACAGATAAAACTGGCTCTCCAAATTTGGACGAGAATGTTTCGGGGCAAAATCCGGAACTTGCGGAAGCGGATGCAAGCAATAAATCATCAGACAATAAAGATTCCGAAGAACAGAAACCTGCCAACGAGAAAAAGAGGAGAGTTTTACGAACTCGTGATAAACAGAAGAAACAACAAACCGCCTCTCGTCGCGAGTACGTCGATGGCGTGAAAGTCAAGGCAGAGGAAACTGGCGTTCAAAAGACGCAAAATTCCGATCTACAGAGCGACGCCGACCAGACACCGCAAAGTTCATCATCATTGGACGAAACTGTCGTTTCTGAAGATTCTCAGAAGATTGAAAATGCACGTGATTCGCCCAATAGCAATGAATCGGATGACGTCCTCGAGTCTCAATCCCGTACCCGTCGCAGCAGAGACACGAAGAAGCGTAGGGAAGAACCGCAGTTGTCCAACAGCTCTAAGAGCAAACGCGTCAAGCGAGACTCTCGAAAGTCCGATCAGCAGAATAAAGAGGAGACTCTGCTGGACAACGAGGTCGCCAAGATCAATGAGAATAATAGATCATATTTGAACAAGTACGCCGGCGCCGAACGTACAGATAGCTTCCGTGAATTTTTCAAGGAACAAGATGGACTTGACAAGAAGGGGCCCAGTGTGCGCAGCAAATCGGAAAACGACTTGACGACAGTTGGCTCGAAAAGCTGCAAAAGCGGGGAACGGCAACTCTCGCGAAACCTATCCGAGAATCACGTGTCAGAGCAGACAACTgacaatatagatattttgGTAAATGAATGCAAGAGTCCCAAGATGCCGGAGCTGATGCAGAAAGATTCCGACGAGACTTCCACGTCTGGCGAGTCGTCTAATAGCGATATGCCAAAGATTCTGGAAACACCTGAAGATAAGGAAAGGAAGGAATCGATCTTACGAACATTGGGGCTAGAATCCTTGGAAGAAGCCGCCAAGAGACTGCAAaatcaacaaaaaattaaaaaagagcaGTCATCGGGCACTTTAAAGACAATTATCAAGGTGCAAAAGGAGAAGGATAAGGACAAACGGGGCTCGCGATCACCATTAAAGATGATCCTCAAACAGGGACGCGGAGAAGGAGAAGGGGACTCACCCGAGTTCTACACCATTCAAAAGGAG tttggAACCAGTGGTTTGGGAGATAGCAGCTCTGGTGCGAACCGAAAGTTCACTACTAACCACAGACACTCTTGCG ATGACGACAATGAAGACGCCACACCTAAGGATCGTCAATCACTTGTTATACCAGAGAAATCCTCTTCCTTTTCCATACATCCTGGACGTGTATGTGCCGACGTATGTTCCTATTGCTTCGGCAAGTTTGGTTCCTTGGACACGCCGATGCACCTAGCGCAAATAAAATCCGACGAAAGGCGAAAGAAGATCTTGAATTTGGAGAGACATCTTACGAAAGATTCGTGTCTATGCGATGCGTGTTATCGTCACGTTGATAGGAAG GCAAACACTAGCCCGGCAAATATGCAACAGAAGCCGCAAAAACAGCACAGACAATTGATGGTACCAAAATGTACGGCTCGTGAATGTCGGGATCCCGCGCGACATCACGTTAAACGCCGTTGGTTGCTCAAGATAAAAGCCGCTCTACAAAATCAG GTCGACATAGATTGGGAATCGAGTCAGCACACCACGTTGTCATTCTGTGTTAGTCATTACGAGAAAATTGGGCGATTTTTGACGTGCGCGTTGTGCAAACGCCGGCTAGCACGGACGCATACTCATCAGCTGACTAGTGCGGAGATAGACGAATTGAATCAGCTAATCGGTCAGCAAGGAATCCCCGTTTTGCTAACGCCCGGCACGTTTGTATGCAAACTATGTCGATATTTTACGCAGCTGCAAGTCAAGTATAAAGATCTCGAGAACATGAACCTGAATCATAGGAACTTTTGTAAGAGTTATCGAAAGCG GATCTTGCATTACCATGGAATCGAAGTGGCCTACGTCGAAGAGGATGATTCACAACAAGCGAATCAGACCAAGGACAAGAAGAATAAGAAGAGCACCAAAAGCACGCAGCTTAAGAGCGGGAGTTCCAAGTCCCCGGAGCATGTTACGAGCGGTACGTCGGAAAAGTCAACGCCAGAACCAAATAAGAACGACGGTGTGGGACGTCCGAGCTCCTGCGAGATGAGTGGCGAGAATCGCGCCGCGAAGGCGAGCGGCGACGAGAACGGAGGCACGGACATTCAATATCTCAATAGCATCGAGAGCGCTGTGGAGAATTTGAAGAAGCGTAAGATGCTCGATATGCATGCATACACATCGACGGGCGAAGGCGCGACGACGAATGAGATGGTTGAGATTCTCGGGATAGATAACGAGGTTACCCTGACACGACTGCCGAAGAGACCGAgactcaataataataataataacaacaataacgATATAACGCCCGTAGTGCAGAGACTCGGCGCGAATCCTTCCATAAGCGTGCGCACGCTTTTCCCAGGTGAAGAGGAGATGAATCTTCACGTCAACATTGAGTTTCAGAATATACGCGAAGTAACGCCGCAGGGATGGGAAAAGTGCGCGACAATGATCCAATATGATCGCGAAACCAAGCATCTCTGGCAGCAGTTGCAACGACCATACGGCAATCAGAGCTCCTTCCTACGACACCTGATCCTTCTTGAGAAGTACTACAGGGCCGGCGACTTGATATTGGCGCCAAACGCTTCGCGGAATGCGATAAATTATTCCACATCGGTGCAAAACAGACTGATATCGTACGAGGGCCCGGAAAAGATGGACGAACCGATAATGGAACCGATCGCGGCAGAATACAATTCGCGCCGTTTAAGCGGCGGTTATGTGATGGAAAAGGATAGACTGTCCATATCTGGCGCAAGTTCGATGACCAAACCGTCAACCAGCAGCGGTGGCAGTGTCATGTCATCGTATTCGACGACAAAGGTGAATTCACCGCGAGTGCTTAAACTCAACTCGGGGGTATCGATTATCAAGAAACCGCCACCTAATCTGCAACGATTAAGCCTGCCATCAACCAGTAGCGGCGGTGGCGGAGTCGGTACCTCGTCAACGAACGGTGGCGTTAAGCGGAAAGATGGACAAAGCCCGTCCTCTGCTTACGGCGGTAATAAAGTGTTTCAATTGAGCGACCCGGACCTGAAGCGGATGCAGTCGCTCCACAAACGGCAGAAGCTCAGCGACAGGCAGTTTGGTGCCGGTACGAGTAACGGATCAATCGGCGGTTCAAACTCATCGTCGACCAGCAGCAATTTCAGATCGCATTACCAAAAGACCCAGATCGCCACGATTCCCGGACACAACCAACAGTTCCAGAGGCATTTACGGATGCAGCAGGAGATGCTGAGCCGTCAGAGTCGCGGTGACTTCGAGCCGCTGATCTGCGACATGACGCGTTCCGCTGCGAACGAGAACAATCCGATCGGGCAAAATCTCATACACAATCTTAATCTGCCCAAGTCGATCCAGGTGACGACCAAGCCGACGATGACGTCGTCAGCGAACAATCCGATTCCGATTTTGCCCAAGATCCCAAAATCGTTGACGGTAATACCGCAGACCGTCACGAGACCTGCTGACAAATGA